Below is a genomic region from Bacteroidota bacterium.
TTCTATGGTCTATTTATTTACTAATTCAACAGGTGAAAACCCAAAAGCCTTCATCATCTTATAAAACAATTCAGTATTATCGTAAATACCTTTAAACTGCTCTGCTCCCGGTCCATAAGCGAAAACCGGAACCATCATTCCTGTATGGCTTTTTGAAGTGTATTTGCCTTCTACGTATCCTTCTTCACTATTTCCGCCATTTACCGAAAGTCCTCCTGTTTCGTGGTCGGCAGTAACTATTACGAGTGTATTTCCGTCTTTCTCTGCAAATTTTAAGGCCTCACCAACTGCTCTGTCAAATTCAGCCATTTCGTCCAGAAGATCTTTGGTGTTATTGTCGTGTGCTGCCCAGTCTATTTGTGACCCTTCAACCATTAAGAAGAATCCATTTTCACTTTTATTTAGCAAATCAATAGATTTTTTTGTTGCGGGAACCAGCATCTCACCTCTATCGCTGTATTTTCCCGGATGTTTTGGATAAATTAACCCTGCAAGTTTATTACCGTTATACTTTTCTATATTTTCTAAACTCTCAAGAACTGTATATCCTTTTTCTTCCAGTTTTTTAATCAGGTCAACTCCATCTTCGCGTGATTTGAAGTTATCCATTCCCCCGCCGATAAAAATTTCTATGTCGGTATTAAGGAAGTCTTTTGCTATTTCCTCATACATCCTTCTGCTTGGCTGATGAGCTATAAACGAAGCCGGAGTGGCATGTGTTATCGAGGAAGCCGCAACCATACCGGTATACTTACCGTTTTTATCGGCAATTTCCAGAATAGTTTCTGCTGTTTTACCTTCAGTATCTACTCCAATTGCACCTTTATTTGTTTTTTCTCCGGTAGCTATAGCTGTTCCACCGGCAGCAGAATCAGTATTAAATTTGTCGGCACTTTGTGTTTTTGAGAAACCTATATTGTAGAACTTTTCGAAGTAAGC
It encodes:
- a CDS encoding alkaline phosphatase, with the protein product MNLFKIQLFIAALLISVSGIEAQDFKDGKYAKEIPAGTYSLDKKYEVEEITDYKGDKTTAKNIILLIGDGMGISHVFAAITANNGNAYFEKFYNIGFSKTQSADKFNTDSAAGGTAIATGEKTNKGAIGVDTEGKTAETILEIADKNGKYTGMVAASSITHATPASFIAHQPSRRMYEEIAKDFLNTDIEIFIGGGMDNFKSREDGVDLIKKLEEKGYTVLESLENIEKYNGNKLAGLIYPKHPGKYSDRGEMLVPATKKSIDLLNKSENGFFLMVEGSQIDWAAHDNNTKDLLDEMAEFDRAVGEALKFAEKDGNTLVIVTADHETGGLSVNGGNSEEGYVEGKYTSKSHTGMMVPVFAYGPGAEQFKGIYDNTELFYKMMKAFGFSPVELVNK